The following proteins are encoded in a genomic region of Cryptococcus neoformans var. neoformans JEC21 chromosome 2 sequence:
- a CDS encoding hexokinase, putative, with protein sequence MTLPEVCKQFEPYFILDDAKLVDIVKHFRKEMEEGLASYGKDMAMIPTFVTGVPDGTEEGVFLALDLGGTNLRVCLILLQGHNQFKIKQQKYKVSEELKTGQARVLFDYIAESVDNFLTEVESHEDIAIPATGEPMHLGFTFSFPVEQTAIDAGKLLTWTKGFNTKNAIGHDVVRLLQDAFDRKHMHVRCSALVNDTVGTLLSRSYQSGPALIGAIFGTGTNGAYIDKTRTISKLGKEKIEDAEEGGEHAGEFMVVNMEWGAFDNKRQCLPISIFDNKLDRESINPRKQAFEKLVSGMYLGEITRNMLLYMIDSSLLFGGHSSEIINTHYGFDTSFVSGIEGISSPEEVKKLIVKELKVDPKHVTDKCPEIVQWAVRLVSDRACKLAACAIAAVVLHTGNDKAPEGEEDKGVDVGVDGSVAEFLPMFSERVMAALKAILGEKSAARVKLGLAKDGSGVGAALTALQAKKALDRRSDRSIKFVPGERGP encoded by the exons ATGACCCTCCCCGAAGTTTGCAAGCAATTTGAACCTTATTTCATCTTGGACGATGCGAAGCTCGTCGATATCGTCAAGCACTTCCGtaaggagatggaggaaggtcTTGCGAGCTATGGAAAAGACATGGCTATGATTCCTACCTTCGTTACTGGCGTTCCAGATGGTActgaagaagg CGTATTCTTGGCTTTGGATCTGGGAGGCACCAATTT ACGCGTCTGTTTGATTCTTCTGCAAGGCCACAACCAATTCAAGATCAAACAGCAAAAGTATAAAGTATCAGAGGAGCTTAAAACGGGCCAGGCGCGGGTGCTCTTTG ATTACATTGCAGAATCTGTCGATAACTTCCTTACCGAAGTTGAGAGTCACGAAGATATTGCTATACCCGCCACCGGCGAGCCTATGCATCTTGGGTTTACCTTTAG TTTCCCTGTGGAACAAACTGCTATTGACGCGGGCAAATTACTTACATGGACCAAGGGCTTCAACACGAAGAACGCTATCGGCCACGATGTCGTTCGTCTTTTACAAGACGCTTTCGACCGCAAGCACATGCATGTCCGATGCAGTGCATTGGTTAATGAC ACTGTGGGcacccttctttcccgCTCATATCAGAGTGGTCCTGCTCTCATCGGTGCCATTTTTGGCACTGGTACAAATGGTGCCTATATCGACAAGACACGAACCATCAGCAAGTTGGGCAAAGAAAAAATTGAGGACGCCGAAGAGGGCGGCGAGCATGCTGGAGAATTTATGGTCGTCAACATGGAATGGGGAGCGTTTGACAACAAG AGGCAGTGCCTACCTATCTCCATTTTTGATAATAAACTGGACCGAGAAAGCATAAACCC GCGGAAGCAAGCTTTCGAGAAACTGGTGTCCGGCATGT ACCTAGGTGAAATCACTCGTAACATGCTTCTCTACATGATTgattcctctctcctcttcgggGGTCACTCCAGTGAGATTATCAACACGCATTATGGCTTCGACACTTCTTTCGTCTCTGGTATTGAAGGAATCTCTTCTCCCGAGGAGGTAAAAAAGTTAATCGTCAAGGAACTCAAGGTTGACCCAAAGCACGTTACGGATAAGTGTCCCGAGATTGTTCAGTGGGCGGTACGATTGGTTTCCGACCGAGCTTGCAAGCTTGCCGCCTGCGCTATTGCAGCTGTTGTCCTTCATACAGGCAATGACAAGGCTCCAGAGGGTGAGGAAGACAAGGGTGTGGATGTTGGTGTGGATGGCAGTGTTGCCGAGTTCTTACCCATGTTTAGTGAGAGGGTGATGGCCGCATTGAAGGCTATCCTCGGTGAGAAGAGTGCGGCAAGGGTGAAGTTGGGACTGGCCAAGGATGGGAGTGGTGTCGGTG CGGCTCTCACTGCACTCCAGGCCAAGAAGGCATTAGATCGGCGATCAGACAGGTCAATCAAGTTCGTCCCTGGCGAACGTGGACCTTAA
- a CDS encoding DNA binding protein Ncp1, putative, with translation MDRRSNRALDASAQRPSSITSATPQPVIPVTETNNMAIVPANSENDTLLANRAAGINLNERPASRTTRRSSRANGIKPGAGQGVWDLEDGETNGGKGASDYVEDGDRTSVNRGENGTNPGLESVLNADPKDFRDETYGDTERPAMNLRPSRSYVKPVPIVTTYEPQLPDGASAKRRSVAGSTRAPSYKRAPSRAASIDNEAAQKPMSPRREASKAGSVHSNTYAADMGPNGYDNQPPRPVSRTASARNRHFDQAGAAGVGAAAGGLAVGEFISQQRQQELQGGNSRHNSGVALQDGGPVPRATTFEEPSDNQQGAARTLSPRPQSSFGHRPQPQLLAINEGQGDYQPQDGRDSRAGVLGRNGTVMSRANTLGRNGNLSRGANGGTVGSRKGAFGRGAGASIGTQPEEVLGRDDIHTRAELSERILDDATLHRLSTMEKKDARRLTKIIKKEAKTEAQAVQASIKELERLCSLQKEAANAERKSQLRLTKWTTKEHKARMRFLKEKERYEKIEGELRNAENDFEERRDHAAGLTAQVAEKTQDLDDLRAQKAADDREREVKILALKNPAHS, from the exons ATGGATAGACGTTCTAATAGAGCCCTCGACGCATCCGCACAACGACCGTCCAGTATTACCTCCGCTACCCCCCAGCCCGTAATCCCAGTGACCGAGACTAATAACATGGCAATCGTCCCGGCCAACTCTGAGAATGATACTCTACTCGCCAACAGGGCAGCGGGTATCAACCTCAACGAGAGGCCAGCCAGCCGAACCACTCGCCGCAGCTCCCGTGCCAATGGAATTAAACCAGGGGCTGGACAAGGAGTTTGGGACCTCGAAGACGGAGAGACTAACGGAGGTAAGGGAGCGTCTGATTAcgttgaggatggagataGGACCTCTGTGAACCGTGGTGAGAACGGTACCAACCCTGGGCTGGAATCTGTTCTGAATGCGGACCCCAAGGACTTTAGAGACGAGACATACGGTGATACTGAAAGACCTGC CATGAATTTGCGCCCTTCTAGATCTTATGTCAAACCTGTTCCTATCGTCACGACTTACGAGCCTCAACTCCCCGATGGCGCATCTGCCAAGCGAAGGTCGGTTGCAGGATCTACACGGGCTCCCAGTTACAAACGTGCACCTTCTCGTGCCGCCTCCATTGACAACGAGGCTGCACAGAAGCCCATGAGCCCTAGGCGTGAAGCTTCCAAGGCTGGCTCCGTCCATTCTAACACCTATGCTGCCGATATGGGTCCTAACGGCTATGATAatcaacctcctcgtcctGTTTCCAGGACCGCCTCTGCACGCAACCGCCACTTTGACCAGGCTGGGGCTGCTGGAGTTGGCGCTGCAGCCGGAGGACTTGCTGTTGGTGAATTTATCTCTCAGCAGCGTCAGCAAGAGCTTCAAGGAGGCAATTCGAGGCATAATAGTGGAGTCGCCTTGCAGGATGGCGGACCTGTACCTCGCGCCACGACCTTTGAGGAGCCTTCCGACAATCAGCAAGGTGCTGCACGAACTTTatctcctcgtcctcaatCCTCCTTTGGTCATCGTCCCCAGCCTCAACTCCTGGCAATCAATGAAGGCCAGGGTGATTATCAGCCGCAAGATGGTAGGGATTCTAGAGCGGGTGTCCTCGGTAGGAATGGTACAGTCATGAGTCGAGCCAATACTCTGGGAAGGAACGGGAATTTGTCGAGAGGTGCCAATGGAGGAACAGTTGGAAGCCGAAAAGGTGCTTTCGGTAGGGGTGCGGGCGCTAGCATCGGCACTCAGCCTGAGGAGGTCCTGGGCAGAGA TGACATCCATACTCGTGCGGAACTTTCAGAAAGAATTCTGGATGATGccactcttcatcgcctttCCACCATGG agaagaaggatgctCGTCGTTTGACGAAGATCATCAAAAAGGAAGCTAAGACTGAAGCACAAGCCGTTCAAGCCTCTATCAAGGAGCTCGAGCGCCTTTGCAGCCTTCAGAAGGAGGCCGCTAATGCTGAACGCAAGTCTCAGCTTCGTCTTACCAAATGGACTACCAAAGAACACAAAGCTAGGATGCGATTCTtaaaggagaaagagaggtATGAAAAGATTGAAGGCGAGTTGAGGAATGCCGAGAATGATTTCGAGGAGCGAAGGGATCATGCGGCCGGGTTGACGGCCCAGGTGGCTGAAAAG ACACAAGATCTTGATGATCTGCGAGCTCAGAAAGCTGCGGACGATCGTGAGCGAGAAGTCAAGATCTTGGCCCTCAAGAACCCTGCCCATAGTTAA